The DNA region GAGGTCATCTCGATCCGCACCGGCTCCCGGCCGGTCGTGCGGGACATCACCACGCAGGCGCAGCGGTTCGTCGCCGGTCGCGGCGACGGGTTGCTGCACGTGTTCGTGCCGCACGCCACCGCCGGCGTCGCGATCATCGAGACCGGGGCCGGGTCCGACGACGACCTGCTCACCGCGCTGGACGCCCTGCTGCCCACCGACGACCGGTGGCGGCACCGGCACGGCTCGCCGGGCCACGGGCGCGACCACGTGCTGCCGGCGTTCGTCGCGCCGTACGCGAGCCTGCCGGTCCTCGGCGGCCAGCTCGCCCTCGGCACCTGGCAG from Solwaraspora sp. WMMD791 includes:
- a CDS encoding YjbQ family protein, with the protein product MDSEVISIRTGSRPVVRDITTQAQRFVAGRGDGLLHVFVPHATAGVAIIETGAGSDDDLLTALDALLPTDDRWRHRHGSPGHGRDHVLPAFVAPYASLPVLGGQLALGTWQSICLVDPNGDNAERSVRLSFLAG